The DNA sequence TTAGCTTTATGGTTTAAatgagataaaagaaaaaaagaaaagaaaaaaaagaacatacaTGCATAATGCATTGAAGCTGGTAGCCATTTGTTGCTTGCCATTTTTTATGCACACCGGAGTTAGAATTTTGCTGCTTGATACTAAGGGTTTATTGTAAATTAGGTAGAGTGAACTATAAACGCAGATGCAGTGATGAGGGCCCTAATCTTGTCTCAACATTTTTGTAGGTTATCTGCGTATATGATAgttaagtgttttttttttttagacagtTCTGTATCTTGAATTCTGTTGGGATTGCCTTATAGAGTGGAGATGAGGAGTTGAACCTTTGGTATATTCAAGGGCCATTCATGCATTGGTGGAGATACTTTTGAATTTTCATAAACTTTCTGGTTTGTGTAGGAGGCTAGGAGCTTagtatctttttttcttttgtctctcAGGTGTTATCATGTTGTTGCTATTGAAATTGATCCCCTTAAAGTTAATATGGCCATTAACAATGCGAGAATATATGGAGTGGAAGATTACATTGATTTCATTGTTGGAGACTTTTTCCAACTTGCACCATCATTGAAGGTACTGCATTCCTATCTGTACTAATTGCTGAGAATCTTAAAAGAATTCCTGGGAAATGATGTTCCGATTATGAATGTGCTTTTAAAGAAAATGGCATGTGtattaaattcaataaattgtCAGTTTGAGCTTCCAAGGTCCTGTCATTCAGATACCTTTACTTTTCTCATTCTTCATGTCTCAAATTTCTGCAGGATTTTTAGTCATGTTTATAGTTTATCCTTTTAGGTGAACTGATTGACTTATGGGTTCAATTGGTTCTTGCTATGAATGTATAGAATGTTTCTCAGGGTCTATCAATGTAAAGCTTGCCTTCTAATTCTTTACTCTACTATTAAAGTCATCTGTCTGTGAGGTATTCTAAGCGGATCATGTCTTCATGTTACTTGCTCAAATGAAACTCTATTAATCTAAGTAGTTAATTCAATTATTTGTCTTGTCATGCTTCCTGCTGACTACCTAGTAAACTGATGTCTGAAAAGTAATTTGCAACAATCAGATAAGGGATcttaataatacgatacttgaGTGCATCCAGAAAGTATACATTGCTATTTCCTCCTTTTGTTCATCTAATGTATGAATTCAATACTCACATTTGTCCCCCTTCCCAGAACAGAAAGGTAAAATTGAATGCATTAGTTATCATATTTAGCGTGACAGTTTAGACTGTTTGGGTGCTTTATATGAATAATCCATCTAATCTCATAATTCAACTACTATatttttgttggatttgaacttttttgtttttaatgtacTTGCATTCCACAATTTTTCAAAGATTGTGGCATAGTTATTGCACTTTTGGATGGCCTTCTGTTTAGCTTACACAATGCAGAAAGTGGAGAAAGAAATAAAACCTTTGTTTGGCTTTTTATCCACTCGTAACTGATTATTTTATAGATGACATCACAGATGCAATCAGAGCTAATAAAACCTGTGTCTGTGGGAGGAGCCTTTTCAGTATATTTTTACATTTTGCGTTTTGGCAAGTGGAGAGGCTTTGTTTGAATCCTTGAGTTGGTTAACTGTACTTTACGTCTTTGCTACGACTTTTCATGAACTCTTAAAGATTTCTTGGGATCTTTGTCTAATGATATTGTTATATGACATAATTCAGTTTAACAGATGATGAAGTTCATCATCATCTTGAGCTACAAAAATGTGTGAATAACTACATAGATAAATAACCTATTACAAGTTAAACAAGTTCCGTCTTCCTTTCTAAAATTTTCAGAAGATTTCTGTTGTACTGTAAGTTTGGGGTGGAATTTATAATGCTACTCAAAATACACTTTTATCTAAATTTTATAGGGGGACATAGTGTTTCTTTCACCACCTTGGGGAGGCCCATCTTACAGAAGAGTGAAGAAATTTACACTGGACTTACTCGAGCCAAAAGATGGGTTAGTAATGAACTAATGATACCTTCTTCTCcctttatataaatatatatatatatatatatatatatatatttaaaaaaaaaaaaaatcttgcatGATTAGTGTGGATACATTGACTGTTTGGTTTGCTGAAGGAATGAATGAATAGAGCAGTGATGGATGTTAATGTATAGCATATCATGGAGCCTAAATCACAATGAACCTGACTTCTTCTGTCTAAATTCTGCATGCACATGATTGGAAGCAGTTGGTGGGAACTTGACTTATTATTGTCCCTCTAAGTTAGTCTACTTATATGTAGCTGCTTTGTGTTAAATGGTCTTCAAATTGAAGGGATAGGCATATCTTGGAATTTCTATGTTTGCTGGAGATAACCTACTGTCTGGCAGTTGTATTTGGGTGTCACTTATTTTTGTGTTTCAGCTCAAGTACGTGTTTAACATAGGGAGGCCATGTCCTTGTAGGAGTAGTTGGGAAAGAAGCCTGTTCAATAATGTAACTCTTGATCTAATAAAAACAAGCGTTAGAAAGTTACTTTTAGAAGTATTCTTTCCATAATTTGTGTGATTACTCTTGCAACAAGCATGATAATCATCATATCCTACCTTTTCATCCCCTGCCTGTTCCTCACCAACTTTCACTAACCTTTTATATGAAGTCCCTAAAATAGTTGTGGCTAGATACTACACAAACCTAAAGTGATTCTACAACCTTAGCCTAAATATACTGCAATCTTTGATTGATTCTTTCCGGAGCCTATTCCAACTGTAATGCCTATCCCCACTCCCCCACCCTTCTAGGCAAGTATACAATATGCCAGTGGGCTCCTGTAGCAAATTTGTGCCATCTGTGGGTCAGGGTGAGTTTTGATAAATTTTTGTAGCAGTGACAGTAGTCTAAAATGTATCTCTAGTTTTCTATAAGTGGCTTGTAAACTTCTTTTTGTTTAGTTTAGAAACATAAATTTGGCATGTAAAAGCTCGTAAATACTTGCTGCTTGTCCATGAAAGAACAAAATCTTAAAAatgcaagtatatatatatattttttgcatTCTTGAATGAATGGTGAGCACAAAATTCAATTACTTGGGCGTGAATTTTTTATAGGTGCTACTAGTAATCAAACTGGTGAAAGTAGAATATATTTGTTCCTTCCATGTTCTGGGAGaaatctctctttttctctctatttttaaGAAACGAGAAGTTAAatcttcttttctgttttctttttccaaataTCTATTGTACTCTTCATGCACAGATATGCCATATTTCAAGCTGCTCAAGCGATAACGCCCAACATCATTATGTTCTTACCTCGAAATGTAGACTTACTCCAAGTTGAAGAACTGTGTTGGTTGTCTTCTCCTCCTCTAGAATTTGAGGTATGGATCTCTACATACATTGTTTCCATAATTAATAGAAACCGTCTATATCATCATCATAATATCTTTTTAATGTATTTTGCTATTTGCAAAATGAGCACTGCGCCTTATTTTAAACATGCATAACCATGAACTTCACAGTAAATATCAAATGTGCAGATTGAAGAAAATTATGTGCAGGGCAATTTAAAGGGTGTAACAGTCTACTTTGGTGGTGCAGCAGCCAGTCAATGTGGACCATCATAATCTTTCTCAGTTATCAGTAGTATATGTCTTGATGTAAATTACGTACCAGAATTATTTCTAGTATATGCTTGGGCGAGCAAGGGGGTGTCTTGTTTAAACCAACATTTTCAGATAGTTCTGACCACTTCCTTAACTTGTAATTGCACTGTTAATATTAGTCTGCCCTGTTGAAGAAAGGATAGTGAATTAAGAACTTCTCAACCGGTAAAGTTATGGTACGTTAACATTAATCATACATATGTCttattttatgtaatatttaccactttgaggattCATGTGTTAACTAGAAAAAAGTGCTCattaaattgatataaagtcATCGTTAGAGTAAAACAAGTTCTCATATGAGTAATTAAGTactaaaagtggtaattgtagTAGGTTTTCAATTGAGTAATTAAGTTTTAAAAGTGATAATTGTTTGTATGTCGTATGTTAACATGGAAAACTTCTTAACATAATTTCAATCATTATAACTGATTCAGGTCTAGTTTGGGATAGCTTAGCTTAAATCATAAGTAGTTGTAGCTCTTTTTATCGATTTTATAAGTAGCAACTTAATTAAAAGATAAGTTGCTTTATTAAATTTCACCAAATACTTGTCGCAACTTAACATATAAgttttgaattaaacatatatatgtCATTAAAACAGTAAggccagaatgaccattacatatccttccgcTATCATATACAGATAGTCAAGAAGTTGCGATGTAAACACCACGGTGATACATAGACTAGATCATCCATTAAAACAattcatgctcacttattctagTGAGCCTATGTACTATGAACAAGCATAGTAATAGGCAACATATTCTAAACGGCTACATCTTTTCCTTGCCCTTGAAGCTAGGGCTAGCAGTCTTCCCCGAGTGGAGGTAGGAAAGCACATCTTCAGCAGAGACTGAGGTCTTTGGCTTCGGAGGGTTCTTGTTTCGGGACCCTAAAGGTCTGCCTCTTTTCTTCTTGGTGGTTGGGCCCTCGGAGACATTTTCCTGAGGCATCATCCCCTCTGCAGGGACTAGCATCCCTCCCGGCGTCTCCACAAGTCCCAGTGACTTAGCAGAAAACCTAATTTCGGTGGCCAGTCGTTTAACCTTCTTTGCAGGTGCCGGTGCGCTAATACTGCCAACACTAAGCTCCTCTAGCATGAGCTGGATCTTCTTTGGAGAGGCAAAGGGAGAACTAGGCCTGCCTCTCTTCAAAGGAGATTGTTCTGTTGGAGGTATTAAAACGAGTTGCTTATTTGCTTCCTCAGTTGTCTGCAGGTTAGTATGGCGAAGCACCATAGGTTTACGCAGCTTGGTGGAGGGACCAGAGCCAAACAAACTGCGAGCCACAGGAGGTAGAATAGGTGTTTGAATCCCTTGAAAGCGGAATGCACCTCCAGTGAAATTGCATTGCGCAGAACCGGCGAAGGAACTAGGTAGTTCCATCCGATGCACTGCCGACTTTGGGTCAGAGTTCTGGTGAGCGTTCTTTCCTGTAAATTGGCAATTTCCATTCTCATGAACAATAAAACCACAATCACGACAGCGGCCAAGAaggttttcaaagaaaaagGATATTTCCTCAATCACTCCCGGTGCAAGTTTGAGGGTTTTGGTTAGGAAGAAAGGTTTAGCGATCTGATGCGCCACATGAACCCTAACATCCCCAGACACCTTGAAATGCTTGTCGTCCCATTCCAGAAACCTGCCGGCAACCGAAGCAACATTCATGATTGTGTTCTTTACCTCCAAGGCCGGTGGTATGTTACGAATCTTCACCCAAAAGAACAGCTCATCCATCTGGATTGCAGTGGGAGATTTCAAGCCATCATAGTCATGGATGACGACTGGAGCACGCTGGAAATACCAAGGACCTCCTTTTAGTACCTTGTTTCTATCCTTGCGCAGATCGAACGCTATCACAAAGCGTTTCTGTGCCCTTTCTTGGACAGTGAAAGCAGCATTGAGAACCCATACGCGTTTGAAATAGCGCTGCAGATCGGGTGCCTTAAACGGCTTTGTTGTGAGAGGCCGTGCAAGGAGATAGGCCTGAGAGCCGCGCCTGGTATCCGCAAGTTGAGCACTTTTTTACGTTGTAAAAGCTATGTCAAATTGGGCCACATTGTCTCCCCAAGATCAAAGGTAGGAATAATATGATGGgcttaaaataacaaaaatcgcAAATGGTATTTGCCAAATGGTATTTGCATGCCAATAGAAACGTGGTTCAAATTCTATCATGTAGAGTGACCACACAGAATCTCGAAAAACTATCATGAACTATGAGTAATTTGGCTTGGCCTTCCCGAGTTTTTAGtaaatttttaataaaaagaaCTTTTTTCTTGAAAAGGtagtgaaaagaaaatttttgttGTTAGGAGTCGGTTTTTGGTGGAGCGGCCATGTCATATGGCTCCATGCTTTTTTACGGAAAAGTTACagacctcaaaaatatttgtttGTATTGATGCTTCCTTGTTAATAATTACTTAAATTGTCAAATTGAGATTTACATATTAGATTAAAACAACAAAGGAGGTGTAAGTTGACTTTTAAGGGATGAATTTCAACCAGCTTATGCATTCATATTTTAGCAAACTACAAAGACCCTCCTAGTAGAagtccaaaacacaaaaaactcctCAACTTTTGGTTTCATACATCtaaggacattttgtctttagcaagtttcactttttcttcaagttttatctttcctttcagtaaaaagaaaattgacggagcgtagtgggcccatgcttttgaatttgtttgtttaaacaTATTGCAGGTACAAATCCATCCTCCatactcgaaggtaaacagttatttttactattcataatttcggtTGTTGACAGACTAGAGTTACTTGCTATTTGTAAGAATACTAGCACCTCtggattatttgagcattggttagatccgcagttcactggtatcagagcttgtaaaaatagctcaaaggagaacccctccttaatggggacaatgtcagaattgttattagagaaaataaattctctactaaaatcttctgatgagaaatatcagaagctgttactagaattatctagatgtcaaaatcatctagaaaaactacatactataatccaccaattggaaagattggaaaacaaactggattatatcaaggagcttccaaaaacggaagaagaaaagctgacagtcgtcagtagaaaaatcaatgaacagcaaaaaacgctggattctatgaaaaatatactgaaggacaagaaagtgcctacagtaaaaaagaaagctaatggattcaaagcATTAGAAAGGCCAGATaagaatcttgttccaaacatgatttttctggatccttcaactagttctactagcatccggtatgaaaacccggaaaaaagagaaatgaagatgttaagcatctttggaaaaaagaaaggagtacaactcctaaatgctgaagattttgagttcaatgagattgaacaagaagtaaaaaattcctcaatcccaaagttagattttaaacagatctacaaaagagaaaaatttgatttaatggatagccattatttcaaactactggagattacaaccccagcaacagcaggtggagagactgatcttctactaatcactccagca is a window from the Rosa chinensis cultivar Old Blush chromosome 2, RchiOBHm-V2, whole genome shotgun sequence genome containing:
- the LOC112189576 gene encoding trimethylguanosine synthase isoform X2, translating into MKTKKSSKQRRTRRSKRSKLLQLPTQTHETRRVIEEGVSPLVEKYWFQRYDLFSRYDEGIKLDEQGWYSVTPEQIAIRQAKRCENATVVIDCFAGVGGNAIQFASMCYHVVAIEIDPLKVNMAINNARIYGVEDYIDFIVGDFFQLAPSLKGDIVFLSPPWGGPSYRRVKKFTLDLLEPKDGYAIFQAAQAITPNIIMFLPRNVDLLQVEELCWLSSPPLEFEIEENYVQGNLKGVTVYFGGAAASQCGPS
- the LOC112189576 gene encoding trimethylguanosine synthase isoform X1 — translated: MAINNARIYGVEDYIDFIVGDFFQLAPSLKGDIVFLSPPWGGPSYRRVKKFTLDLLEPKDGYAIFQAAQAITPNIIMFLPRNVDLLQVEELCWLSSPPLEFEIEENYVQGNLKGVTVYFGGAAASQCGPS